The following are from one region of the Methanospirillum hungatei genome:
- a CDS encoding S26 family signal peptidase: MADQNAKQTIRDKIITFWKSDGQFPSAVREIASVLVTVGAIVAILLLICGTWPAIVTIESESMVPHMNVGDLVLVVAGDRYGELQSLEEGNASGYEKFGMPGDVIIYRPNGNTELHPIIHRAMFWVDEGEEIALEAGMKTATYTAPHEGYITKGDNNPVIDQVGWSNYRNLGGPIEPVKKEWIIGKAMYSVPYIGYLPLNIVPVIIIVVVIMVLHELYLRSRAKREEETNQKRNR; this comes from the coding sequence ATGGCAGATCAAAACGCCAAACAAACAATACGGGATAAAATTATCACATTCTGGAAGAGCGACGGGCAGTTCCCCTCGGCTGTCAGGGAGATAGCATCTGTTCTGGTAACCGTGGGTGCCATTGTTGCAATACTTCTGCTGATCTGTGGAACATGGCCGGCAATTGTGACCATCGAATCAGAGAGCATGGTACCACACATGAACGTGGGTGACCTGGTGTTAGTGGTTGCCGGCGACCGGTACGGTGAGTTACAAAGTCTTGAAGAAGGCAATGCATCCGGGTATGAAAAGTTCGGGATGCCTGGTGATGTAATAATATACCGACCGAACGGGAACACCGAACTTCATCCGATAATTCATCGGGCCATGTTCTGGGTTGATGAAGGAGAGGAGATCGCTTTAGAGGCAGGAATGAAAACTGCGACATATACCGCTCCTCATGAAGGATATATCACCAAAGGAGATAATAATCCGGTCATCGACCAGGTTGGCTGGTCAAATTACCGTAACCTTGGTGGACCGATTGAACCGGTTAAGAAGGAGTGGATCATCGGGAAAGCGATGTACTCTGTTCCCTACATCGGATACCTGCCATTAAATATTGTCCCGGTCATCATCATTGTTGTTGTAATTATGGTGCTCCACGAACTCTATCTCCGCAGCCGTGCAAAACGGGAAGAAGAAACAAACCAAAAGAGGAACAGGTAA
- a CDS encoding DNA-directed DNA polymerase II small subunit — translation MLDSTMIVERFLDTKLQVHPDVVRYIREQKDERLIDTIISGVPDDCVVVSLRHIPGLLPSRDGVRFLCDPEVEIISGRMGTSKPVGRVEDYIIYFADRYARLSGMIRGRCNPVPIEALKRNSRYKQEEFAVCGMVMEVRSTGNGHRMAEIEDSTGSVMALFNKDRPDFSEAERIVPDEVIGVRGSLSSEGNLIFADQIFRPDIPFSYAPYTSDRKGAAVLISDVHVGSDTFLDDEWNRFADWLSDSEVSYLLVAGDLVDGIGIYPDQDKELVIPNIYEQYDVLGTMLSDLPSHLKIILAPGNHDVVRGAEPQPVIPEKFRKNYSSNCLFVENPALVNLQGVRVLMYHGRSFDDLIGLMPGASYEKAYDVIPEMLKRRHLAPCYGKRTPIAADTVDRLIIDPIPEVVHTGHVHIYGISRYRNVLGINSGTWQSQTAFQKQMNIQPTPAVAISLDLTTLQPRVHDFMNDSPEPLVL, via the coding sequence ATGCTTGACAGCACCATGATCGTGGAACGGTTTCTGGATACAAAACTCCAGGTTCATCCGGACGTGGTCAGATATATCCGCGAACAGAAAGATGAGCGGCTTATTGACACGATCATCTCCGGCGTTCCTGATGATTGTGTGGTAGTTTCACTCAGGCATATTCCTGGTCTTCTCCCTTCACGAGATGGTGTGCGGTTTTTGTGTGATCCTGAAGTGGAGATCATCTCCGGCCGGATGGGAACCTCGAAGCCGGTGGGGAGGGTAGAGGACTATATCATTTATTTTGCAGACCGGTATGCCAGACTCTCCGGTATGATCCGGGGGAGATGTAATCCGGTTCCCATTGAGGCACTCAAACGAAACAGCCGGTATAAACAGGAGGAGTTTGCTGTCTGTGGCATGGTCATGGAGGTCCGGAGCACCGGTAATGGTCACCGGATGGCAGAGATAGAGGATTCAACCGGATCTGTTATGGCCCTGTTTAATAAAGACCGACCGGATTTTTCAGAGGCAGAGCGAATTGTCCCTGATGAGGTTATCGGGGTTCGTGGCTCACTCTCAAGTGAAGGAAATCTCATCTTTGCCGACCAGATATTCAGGCCTGATATTCCATTTTCTTATGCTCCCTACACGAGTGACCGGAAAGGGGCCGCAGTCCTGATATCTGATGTCCATGTTGGAAGTGATACGTTCCTTGATGATGAATGGAACCGGTTTGCAGACTGGCTGAGCGACAGTGAGGTCTCCTACCTTCTTGTAGCCGGTGACCTAGTAGATGGAATTGGTATTTACCCTGACCAGGACAAAGAACTCGTTATCCCCAATATTTATGAGCAGTATGATGTGCTTGGAACGATGCTCTCAGACCTGCCTTCCCATCTGAAGATAATTCTCGCTCCCGGAAACCATGACGTGGTGCGGGGGGCCGAACCACAACCGGTCATCCCTGAAAAGTTCAGGAAAAATTATTCCAGCAATTGCCTGTTTGTCGAAAATCCCGCTCTCGTCAACCTACAGGGAGTGAGAGTACTGATGTATCATGGGAGATCATTTGACGATCTCATCGGTCTTATGCCGGGGGCGAGCTATGAGAAAGCCTATGACGTCATCCCTGAGATGCTTAAACGCCGTCACCTTGCTCCATGTTATGGTAAAAGAACCCCAATTGCTGCAGATACCGTGGACCGGCTGATTATCGATCCCATCCCTGAGGTGGTACATACCGGCCATGTCCATATTTATGGGATCAGCAGATATCGCAATGTCCTGGGAATCAACTCAGGGACATGGCAGAGTCAGACGGCATTTCAGAAACAGATGAATATTCAGCCGACTCCGGCAGTTGCCATCTCACTTGATCTGACAACACTCCAGCCCCGGGTGCATGATTTCATGAATGATTCCCCCGAGCCACTCGTTTTGTAA
- a CDS encoding tetratricopeptide repeat protein encodes MFFRLIILILFIIPGVTAFGNATNSSDNLSALLAEKNKEIILTVFENGTYTFGEDDIRLHQDQLYKDLATGLAHRGEYSTAADLLLLIPDEERSYDSTLLLAFVYTRMNKYDQALKTVTALRAKYPDDTDLDNAAAYILSISGDPHNARRIMEKLGSQIDKNGPFLDTWGTILAAEGEITKAEKALKSAYLLLPHDAEVLSHLADVYAQQGRLADAQDLYQHAVRSDPAYGDAAKKYALVLKDLGRYPEAVHVIRKTIRLMPGDPDLIAWEQEVDAILLAWYKTQEEEAKKPLLTKRVARGNHS; translated from the coding sequence ATGTTTTTCCGGCTGATAATCCTCATCCTGTTTATTATCCCCGGAGTAACGGCCTTTGGTAATGCCACGAATTCCAGTGATAACCTGTCAGCCCTTTTGGCCGAGAAGAACAAGGAAATAATCCTCACTGTATTTGAAAACGGGACATATACATTTGGAGAGGATGATATCAGGCTGCACCAGGATCAGCTCTATAAAGACCTGGCGACCGGACTTGCTCACCGGGGAGAATATTCAACCGCCGCAGATCTCCTTCTCCTGATTCCGGATGAGGAACGCTCATACGACAGTACCCTCCTTCTTGCCTTTGTATATACCCGGATGAACAAATATGACCAGGCACTCAAAACGGTTACAGCCTTACGGGCAAAATACCCGGATGATACAGATCTGGACAATGCAGCGGCATATATCCTCTCAATATCCGGGGATCCACATAATGCACGACGAATAATGGAGAAATTGGGAAGCCAGATCGATAAAAACGGTCCGTTTCTGGATACCTGGGGAACCATCCTTGCAGCCGAAGGAGAAATCACCAAAGCTGAAAAAGCCCTGAAATCCGCATACTTACTTCTTCCCCATGATGCTGAAGTTCTGTCCCATCTTGCTGATGTATACGCTCAGCAGGGACGACTAGCAGATGCCCAGGATTTATACCAACATGCAGTCAGGAGTGATCCGGCATATGGGGACGCTGCAAAAAAATATGCTCTGGTGCTCAAAGACCTTGGACGGTATCCAGAGGCAGTACATGTAATCAGGAAAACTATCCGGCTCATGCCCGGAGATCCTGACCTTATCGCATGGGAACAGGAAGTGGACGCTATCCTTCTTGCCTGGTATAAAACGCAGGAAGAAGAAGCAAAAAAACCACTTCTTACAAAACGAGTGGCTCGGGGGAATCATTCATGA